In Microcoleus sp. AS-A8, the following are encoded in one genomic region:
- a CDS encoding pentapeptide repeat-containing protein, translating to MKLKLLITGLLLAPLWMATGTPTHAENPYQLSVLRSTKGCLRCNLRGADLSGQDFSGGMLKHTDLTRANLTKINLTNADLTRANLTDSSLEGATLTGAILWGTAFRAASMDGASLRNADLKYASLDSADLTNADLSGANMSVAQLRKANLSGANFSGANLRDADLSEAIFKGANFSGADLRGAKIKGIKWDQVTVCRTIGWNGKVSNRDCPGTPK from the coding sequence ATGAAACTCAAACTTCTGATTACTGGTTTGCTTTTAGCTCCTTTATGGATGGCGACGGGGACACCCACTCACGCTGAAAACCCCTACCAATTGAGTGTTCTCCGCTCCACGAAGGGATGCCTGAGATGTAACCTCCGAGGAGCCGACCTGAGCGGTCAAGATTTTTCTGGGGGAATGCTGAAGCATACCGACTTGACGCGTGCCAACCTAACGAAGATCAATTTAACTAATGCCGACCTAACCCGTGCTAACTTGACGGATTCCAGCCTAGAAGGTGCGACGCTCACGGGGGCTATACTCTGGGGTACCGCCTTCAGAGCAGCTAGTATGGACGGTGCCAGCTTGAGAAATGCAGATCTAAAGTATGCCTCTTTGGACTCTGCCGACTTGACCAATGCCGACCTGAGTGGTGCCAACATGAGCGTGGCTCAACTGAGAAAAGCTAATCTTTCAGGTGCCAATTTTTCAGGTGCCAACTTAAGGGACGCTGACCTTTCTGAGGCCATTTTCAAAGGTGCGAACTTTTCAGGTGCCGACCTAAGAGGTGCTAAAATTAAGGGCATCAAGTGGGATCAAGTTACCGTGTGTAGGACGATTGGCTGGAATGGAAAAGTGTCGAATCGCGATTGTCCAGGAACGCCTAAGTAA